The DNA window AAAAAGTTTAGTTTAAAGTTATCATTTCAGAAATGGCCGCGTACCTTCGTGACACAAACCGTCACACAATAAATTAGGACTCAtttgggaaaatgaaagttgCACAAAAGGCCATCACAAATAGGAAAACCTTCAAAACTTCCTTTAAAGGCGATGAAGTTTTTAGAATAATCTTAATATACAACTCATTTTACTGGGACGAGTGCACATTGCGTAGATTTCGATGTGACTTACGGTAACACAAGTATACAAAGTCACTTTTGACATCGTTGGGTGGGTGTGTTAATCCAATCTCAATAGGGTTTCACGTCCCTGTTTTCAAGGCTCAAATAAGCTTTATCATTATTAAACTTATTTCTCCAATAAAACTTTTATCATCTCTCTTTATTTATACTCTGTCATATCAGCTTATATAATAATGTTCATGAAACACTCATGAATTTTCCATTAAGTCTAGCCTTAGAAACGTTAATGGCAAGTTGGAACAGtcaaattttgttttattttttaaaaacaaaCACATGGATTCAGGGGTGCTTTCTACGAAATCTTAATTACCCTGCATGCCGAACATCTTCATTTGATAGACACTGGATATAGAGTTCGAGTAGAAAAGAAGAAATACCCAATAATAACTGCATGCTTAGTATATTAGAGAAGTCTCTGTTATGTCCGAAAACTAATGATTTCTTAAGAAAATTTGCAACTTGCAGCAAACTCTAAAAACAAAAGAAATTACCAGAGGGTAACAAAGAGAAACCCAGCTAAGTCTTCAGATTTCGGAAAAATAGAGGGACTGAAACGCAAATCCGGCCACCGTATTTATGGACCCTTGCCTGTCCCCGCCTTCCCCACACGGCCACACCTCGACTTCACCCACCGCCACCCAGCCATCACCGCACGCTCGCGCTCGTTTCCCACCCATGCCGACCGGCGAGACGCTAAAGGCAGGGACTCAATCTGAATCACcagtgccaccgccgccgcctacaCTGACGGCGACAGCCTCGTCCTCCCCAGCGTCGACCCGCCACCGCACCTTCTCCTCATCGTCGTCTTCGTCCTCGTCGTCCCTCTCCACGGTGTCCTCGGCGGCATCCTCGCCGTCGCTGTCCCCGCGCGGCcgcggcaccaccaccaccaccaccacctccgttcCCTTCTCCTGGGAACACCACCCGGGCATCCCCAAGACGCGCCTTATCCCCGCCGGCACGCCGTCCTCCGCGCCCAcgccgctcccgctcccgctcccgccgccgctgcgggcgccgacgacgacgacgtcaaGGCCGCGCCACCACCAGCGCGCCCGGCGCCGACGCTCCCGCGGAAAGCCGCCGCCGGCCGACGACGCGGCGGACCCCTTCGCTGCGGCGCTCGTGGAGTGCACCAGGGAGCGCGGCGCCGGCGCGGGATCGGACGACGCCGGCCTCATGGACGCGCTGTTCCCCGCGCGGGCGCCGCCAGCGCCCACCAGCCGGCGGTGGTCCATCGCGTCCGCCGGCGGGGTCGTCGGGCTCCTGGACCTGTATGGGTGCAAGAGCGCCATGGGCGGCGTCGCGGAGGGCGCCTTCGTGGCGCGCCGCCCGGTGGCGGTGGTCCGCGCGGGCCCGGGCCGGGCCGGACACAGATGAGGAGGGCCATGGTGATGGGCCGCCTCATGGACGGGCTCAGTTATTAGGTACATAAATAAATCGGTCGTTGTGTAAAAATGTTAGGATC is part of the Miscanthus floridulus cultivar M001 chromosome 9, ASM1932011v1, whole genome shotgun sequence genome and encodes:
- the LOC136481616 gene encoding uncharacterized protein — its product is MPTGETLKAGTQSESPVPPPPPTLTATASSSPASTRHRTFSSSSSSSSSSLSTVSSAASSPSLSPRGRGTTTTTTTSVPFSWEHHPGIPKTRLIPAGTPSSAPTPLPLPLPPPLRAPTTTTSRPRHHQRARRRRSRGKPPPADDAADPFAAALVECTRERGAGAGSDDAGLMDALFPARAPPAPTSRRWSIASAGGVVGLLDLYGCKSAMGGVAEGAFVARRPVAVVRAGPGRAGHR